Proteins encoded together in one Phalacrocorax aristotelis chromosome 7, bGulAri2.1, whole genome shotgun sequence window:
- the TM4SF1 gene encoding transmembrane 4 L6 family member 1 isoform X7 → MALETCGSCLSCLLIPLALWSIVVNILLYFPNGKASHAASYQLPNYVWYFEGICFSGVMILLLAVILITLECSVFYRCCQSESCNKTYRSFISIVLALLGVAFSGYSCIIFTLGLIQGPFCNSSGGWDYIFKDTAGGYLTDYPAWSRCTEPANIVEWNTILLSILIALSGLQLIICFLKVAAELKRTLCGTYSVFVQAGIL, encoded by the exons ATGGCTTTAGAGACATGTGGAAGCTGTTTGAGCTGTCTGCTGATACCTCTTGCCCTTTGGAGTATTGTTGTTAACATCCTATTATACTTCCCTAATGGGAAAGCTTCACACGCTGCCAGTTACCAGCTTCCCAACTACGTGTGGTATTTTGAAGGGATCTGTTTCTCAGGTGTGATG ATCCTTCTGTTGGCAGTAATTCTGATAACGCTGGAGTGTAGCGTGTTCTATCGGTGCTGCCAGAGTGAGAGCTGTAACAAAACCTACAGG AGTTTTATTTCGATCGTGTTAGCCCTGCTTGGAGTCGCTTTCTCTGGATACAGTTGCATCATTTTTACCTTGGGGTTGATCCAAGGCCCCTTCTGCAATTCATCAGGTGGATGGGATTATATCTTCAAAGACACAGCTGGAGG GTATCTCACAGATTACCCTGCTTGGTCTCGGTGCACCGAACCTGCAAACATAGTGGAGTGGAACACCATTTTACTTTCTATTCTGATAGCTCTTAGTGGACTGCAGTTGATCATTTGTTTTCTCAAAGTGGCTGCTGAGCTGAAACGGACACTCTGTGGGACCTATTCTGTTTTCGTCCAG GCTGGGattctctga
- the TM4SF1 gene encoding transmembrane 4 L6 family member 1 isoform X6 has translation MCFGRCASCIGYKLLILALLSIVANILLYFPNGETRFASEHHLGKYVECLHGILGGGLLVLIPAAVLIGLHNDDCCGCFGHADCGKSCAMLSSVLAAFIGILGSGYCIIISALGLAHGPYCSTHLERNWIYPFAESSGGYLFEYNKWSECKEPQNIVQWNVTLFSILLVLGGIEFILCFIQIINGILGGLCGLCCSHEETYVC, from the exons ATGTGCTTTGGAAGGTGCGCTAGTTGTATTGGTTATAAGTTGCTCATCCTTGCCTTGCTGAGCATCGTGGCCAACATCTTACTTTATTTTCCCAATGGCGAAACAAGATTTGCTTCAGAGCATCATCTTGGCAAATATGTGGAGTGCCTTCATGGCATTCTAGGTGGAGGCTTGTTG GTACTCATTCCAGCTGCAGTACTCATTGGGCTTCACAATGATGACTGTTGTGGGTGCTTTGGCCATGCGGACTGTGGGAAAAGCTGTGCG ATGCTGTCCTCAGTTCTGGCAGCCTTTATTGGGATCCTTGGTTCTGGATACTGTATAATCATTTCAGCACTGGGTTTGGCTCATGGACCGTATTGTTCTACTCACCTAGAAAGAAACTGGATCTATCCTTTCGCTGAGTCCTCTGGGGG ATACTTGTTTGAGTATAACAAGTGGTCAGAATGTAAAGAACCTCAAAACATTGTGCAGTGGAACGTCACCCTCTTTTCCATCCTCCTTGTCTTGGGAGGAATAGAGTTCATTCTGTGCTTCATACAGATAATCAACGGCATTCTTGGAGGACTCTGTGGGTTGTGCTGCAGTCACGAGGAG ACATACGTTTGCTAG
- the TM4SF1 gene encoding transmembrane 4 L6 family member 1 isoform X4 — translation MMLCYPEEQASKLEEQSCERTIGISHGQASVLIPAAVLIGLHNDDCCGCFGHADCGKSCAMLSSVLAAFIGILGSGYCIIISALGLAHGPYCSTHLERNWIYPFAESSGGYLFEYNKWSECKEPQNIVQWNVTLFSILLVLGGIEFILCFIQIINGILGGLCGLCCSHEEILLLAVILITLECSVFYRCCQSESCNKTYRSFISIVLALLGVAFSGYSCIIFTLGLIQGPFCNSSGGWDYIFKDTAGGYLTDYPAWSRCTEPANIVEWNTILLSILIALSGLQLIICFLKVAAELKRTLCGTYSVFVQAGIL, via the exons GTACTCATTCCAGCTGCAGTACTCATTGGGCTTCACAATGATGACTGTTGTGGGTGCTTTGGCCATGCGGACTGTGGGAAAAGCTGTGCG ATGCTGTCCTCAGTTCTGGCAGCCTTTATTGGGATCCTTGGTTCTGGATACTGTATAATCATTTCAGCACTGGGTTTGGCTCATGGACCGTATTGTTCTACTCACCTAGAAAGAAACTGGATCTATCCTTTCGCTGAGTCCTCTGGGGG ATACTTGTTTGAGTATAACAAGTGGTCAGAATGTAAAGAACCTCAAAACATTGTGCAGTGGAACGTCACCCTCTTTTCCATCCTCCTTGTCTTGGGAGGAATAGAGTTCATTCTGTGCTTCATACAGATAATCAACGGCATTCTTGGAGGACTCTGTGGGTTGTGCTGCAGTCACGAGGAG ATCCTTCTGTTGGCAGTAATTCTGATAACGCTGGAGTGTAGCGTGTTCTATCGGTGCTGCCAGAGTGAGAGCTGTAACAAAACCTACAGG AGTTTTATTTCGATCGTGTTAGCCCTGCTTGGAGTCGCTTTCTCTGGATACAGTTGCATCATTTTTACCTTGGGGTTGATCCAAGGCCCCTTCTGCAATTCATCAGGTGGATGGGATTATATCTTCAAAGACACAGCTGGAGG GTATCTCACAGATTACCCTGCTTGGTCTCGGTGCACCGAACCTGCAAACATAGTGGAGTGGAACACCATTTTACTTTCTATTCTGATAGCTCTTAGTGGACTGCAGTTGATCATTTGTTTTCTCAAAGTGGCTGCTGAGCTGAAACGGACACTCTGTGGGACCTATTCTGTTTTCGTCCAG GCTGGGattctctga
- the TM4SF1 gene encoding transmembrane 4 L6 family member 1 isoform X2, translating to MCFGRCASCIGYKLLILALLSIVANILLYFPNGETRFASEHHLGKYVECLHGILGGGLLVLIPAAVLIGLHNDDCCGCFGHADCGKSCAMLSSVLAAFIGILGSGYCIIISALGLAHGPYCSTHLERNWIYPFAESSGGYLFEYNKWSECKEPQNIVQWNVTLFSILLVLGGIEFILCFIQIINGILGGLCGLCCSHEEILLLAVILITLECSVFYRCCQSESCNKTYRSFISIVLALLGVAFSGYSCIIFTLGLIQGPFCNSSGGWDYIFKDTAGGYLTDYPAWSRCTEPANIVEWNTILLSILIALSGLQLIICFLKVAAELKRTLCGTYSVFVQAGIL from the exons ATGTGCTTTGGAAGGTGCGCTAGTTGTATTGGTTATAAGTTGCTCATCCTTGCCTTGCTGAGCATCGTGGCCAACATCTTACTTTATTTTCCCAATGGCGAAACAAGATTTGCTTCAGAGCATCATCTTGGCAAATATGTGGAGTGCCTTCATGGCATTCTAGGTGGAGGCTTGTTG GTACTCATTCCAGCTGCAGTACTCATTGGGCTTCACAATGATGACTGTTGTGGGTGCTTTGGCCATGCGGACTGTGGGAAAAGCTGTGCG ATGCTGTCCTCAGTTCTGGCAGCCTTTATTGGGATCCTTGGTTCTGGATACTGTATAATCATTTCAGCACTGGGTTTGGCTCATGGACCGTATTGTTCTACTCACCTAGAAAGAAACTGGATCTATCCTTTCGCTGAGTCCTCTGGGGG ATACTTGTTTGAGTATAACAAGTGGTCAGAATGTAAAGAACCTCAAAACATTGTGCAGTGGAACGTCACCCTCTTTTCCATCCTCCTTGTCTTGGGAGGAATAGAGTTCATTCTGTGCTTCATACAGATAATCAACGGCATTCTTGGAGGACTCTGTGGGTTGTGCTGCAGTCACGAGGAG ATCCTTCTGTTGGCAGTAATTCTGATAACGCTGGAGTGTAGCGTGTTCTATCGGTGCTGCCAGAGTGAGAGCTGTAACAAAACCTACAGG AGTTTTATTTCGATCGTGTTAGCCCTGCTTGGAGTCGCTTTCTCTGGATACAGTTGCATCATTTTTACCTTGGGGTTGATCCAAGGCCCCTTCTGCAATTCATCAGGTGGATGGGATTATATCTTCAAAGACACAGCTGGAGG GTATCTCACAGATTACCCTGCTTGGTCTCGGTGCACCGAACCTGCAAACATAGTGGAGTGGAACACCATTTTACTTTCTATTCTGATAGCTCTTAGTGGACTGCAGTTGATCATTTGTTTTCTCAAAGTGGCTGCTGAGCTGAAACGGACACTCTGTGGGACCTATTCTGTTTTCGTCCAG GCTGGGattctctga
- the TM4SF1 gene encoding transmembrane 4 L6 family member 1 isoform X5 yields the protein MLITAVCNGKVLVLIPAAVLIGLHNDDCCGCFGHADCGKSCAMLSSVLAAFIGILGSGYCIIISALGLAHGPYCSTHLERNWIYPFAESSGGYLFEYNKWSECKEPQNIVQWNVTLFSILLVLGGIEFILCFIQIINGILGGLCGLCCSHEEILLLAVILITLECSVFYRCCQSESCNKTYRSFISIVLALLGVAFSGYSCIIFTLGLIQGPFCNSSGGWDYIFKDTAGGYLTDYPAWSRCTEPANIVEWNTILLSILIALSGLQLIICFLKVAAELKRTLCGTYSVFVQAGIL from the exons GTACTCATTCCAGCTGCAGTACTCATTGGGCTTCACAATGATGACTGTTGTGGGTGCTTTGGCCATGCGGACTGTGGGAAAAGCTGTGCG ATGCTGTCCTCAGTTCTGGCAGCCTTTATTGGGATCCTTGGTTCTGGATACTGTATAATCATTTCAGCACTGGGTTTGGCTCATGGACCGTATTGTTCTACTCACCTAGAAAGAAACTGGATCTATCCTTTCGCTGAGTCCTCTGGGGG ATACTTGTTTGAGTATAACAAGTGGTCAGAATGTAAAGAACCTCAAAACATTGTGCAGTGGAACGTCACCCTCTTTTCCATCCTCCTTGTCTTGGGAGGAATAGAGTTCATTCTGTGCTTCATACAGATAATCAACGGCATTCTTGGAGGACTCTGTGGGTTGTGCTGCAGTCACGAGGAG ATCCTTCTGTTGGCAGTAATTCTGATAACGCTGGAGTGTAGCGTGTTCTATCGGTGCTGCCAGAGTGAGAGCTGTAACAAAACCTACAGG AGTTTTATTTCGATCGTGTTAGCCCTGCTTGGAGTCGCTTTCTCTGGATACAGTTGCATCATTTTTACCTTGGGGTTGATCCAAGGCCCCTTCTGCAATTCATCAGGTGGATGGGATTATATCTTCAAAGACACAGCTGGAGG GTATCTCACAGATTACCCTGCTTGGTCTCGGTGCACCGAACCTGCAAACATAGTGGAGTGGAACACCATTTTACTTTCTATTCTGATAGCTCTTAGTGGACTGCAGTTGATCATTTGTTTTCTCAAAGTGGCTGCTGAGCTGAAACGGACACTCTGTGGGACCTATTCTGTTTTCGTCCAG GCTGGGattctctga